A segment of the Leptospira barantonii genome:
TCAAGAACGGGTGGGGGTAGCGTTGTATTATGTGGTGGTGGGGGGGGCCACAGCTGTGGGGGCGGGGGGGGTCATAGCGGCGGCGGAAGTGGAGGAGGAAGCGGTGGTGGTCACGGAGGCGGAGGCCATGGCGGAGGTGGAATTTTGACTCTTTGACGTTCTCCAAAAATTGCGCGATGCGATGCGATGCGATCCGATTCGTTCTCGTTCGTTTAAAAAAATGCAATCGAATGTCCCGCCGATTTGTGGAAAAATAATTTCTCTTTGGGTCTCATTGTATAGAATACACAAAGGCGCTTTCGGCGATCGCCTCGGGAACTCGAATGGAACTTTCAGGAATGATTCGAAAAATCTATAAGGATCGGGATTATCTGACGCGAAAGAAAGCGGTTCATCTTTTCATATTCAACATCGCATCCATTCTCTTGGGGATTCTCGTAAATTGCTATATATGGATGACAAAGGGATATTTTATACGTCCCGGTTTTTCGCTCATGATGGTTTCTTCCATCGTATCCCTGATCTTTTTGTTTCGAAAAAAATTCGAAGTCGCTTTAAAGATCATTTTGATTACGAGTGTAGTGTCCGTCAGTGTGGGATGGTATTACGGCGCTTCCGGAGAGATCGCCGCCGTGGACGAGGCGAATCGAAATATCGTACTTGCGATATTTATAATGATCTTTCTCTACTTTACGAACGTAAAACAAACTTTCTTGATCGCACTCTATTGTTTATTTTTGATTTTTGCGGACGAGTTTTTTCAGGAACGAAATAACGGCATCGTTCACATCGCCGATCGGATTGCGTTGTTCGTAATGTTTTCCATCATCTCGATCATCGCGGTACAAACGTTGCACGGATCCGTTGAGGAAAAGAACGAACTGATTCAGGAAATTCATCATAGAGTAAGAAACAATCTTCAGGTTTTATCCGGTTTGGTGGAAATTCACAGCGGTTCGGATAAGGATAAGGTCGAGAACATTCTTTCGGATTTTCAGGATAGAATTCTCGCCATTTCACAGGTTCACAATTATCTCTATAAGTCCGAAAATTATTTCGACATCGATTTTTCCGAAGTGATTGAGGAAATCATCAAAAACCTTTCGGATAAATTCGATAAAAGAACGATCCGAGTGCGGGTCGAAAATTCCGCCGAACCCGTTTTTCTAAGAATCGAAAGCGCTCTTCCATGCGCGATGATCTTCAGCGAACTGATTTCAAATTCTTTGAAACATGCATTTCCCGTGGAAGCGGATCACGGAAACGTCAACGTGCTCTTTCAAAGAGAGGGAAACAAATATAGACTTCAAATCACGGATGACGGCGCGGGAATTTCCGATTCCAATTTATGGATGAAGCCGAAAACTTCCGGTTTTACATTGATTCAAATTTTAACGAAACAGATTAAGGGAAGTTTTCGAATCGTATCCGGGTCCGGATTTACCGCGATTCTCGAGTTCGGTAGTTGAGAAACGTCGAACCTGCGTTGATTCGATCGTTTAGAGGAGATGATCGATTACGATCATAATGTTCACCGCAAACAAATG
Coding sequences within it:
- a CDS encoding sensor histidine kinase — encoded protein: MELSGMIRKIYKDRDYLTRKKAVHLFIFNIASILLGILVNCYIWMTKGYFIRPGFSLMMVSSIVSLIFLFRKKFEVALKIILITSVVSVSVGWYYGASGEIAAVDEANRNIVLAIFIMIFLYFTNVKQTFLIALYCLFLIFADEFFQERNNGIVHIADRIALFVMFSIISIIAVQTLHGSVEEKNELIQEIHHRVRNNLQVLSGLVEIHSGSDKDKVENILSDFQDRILAISQVHNYLYKSENYFDIDFSEVIEEIIKNLSDKFDKRTIRVRVENSAEPVFLRIESALPCAMIFSELISNSLKHAFPVEADHGNVNVLFQREGNKYRLQITDDGAGISDSNLWMKPKTSGFTLIQILTKQIKGSFRIVSGSGFTAILEFGS